A genome region from Bacteroidota bacterium includes the following:
- a CDS encoding putative metal-binding motif-containing protein has protein sequence MATEICDNLDNDCDGLIDEGLIDCTAGPQITWDKTLGDTTYNSLTNISATNDGGSIAVGYINAYSEENIFGIGYEDNYDIEIYKLDAAGNIQWQKIISADDEDRGVRAVQTTDGGFMIGANSNSGVSGDKTVYGFGNDDYWIIKLNVSGEIIWQKVFGGGGSDLLTDLESTPDGGVLIAGYSNSTASGNKTENVYGSSDFWVLKLNTAGDIEWQNNIGGFEFDYKPQISFDNMGNYYVGGTSYSNAGGDKTEMHKGFGDYWAIKLNDSGTIIWQNTIGGALGDEVYDIDVDDSGSMILMGTSSSATSADKAEISISKDYWVVKLKTDGSVDWENTINASNEDYGTAVAVCPDGGYLVGGYSNSIPGTDKIEPYIIPMFNSYVVSNSEKNDFWILKLDSVGNTIWQNTIGGNMGDFLTSIAITNEEKIILGGTSKSDKSADKSEAMLFPIQEKIEEDDWGNKWTDYYPNTDFWVVQLQPENCALIDELCNTLDDNCNGLIDDDVIETISISAAGATEFCQGGSVILNATYSGTSVQWQKNGSNIPGAIAASYTTTTKR, from the coding sequence ATGGCAACCGAAATTTGTGATAATTTAGATAATGACTGCGATGGGTTAATTGATGAAGGTTTAATAGATTGTACTGCTGGACCGCAAATTACCTGGGATAAAACATTGGGTGATACTACGTATAATAGTTTAACTAATATTTCAGCAACCAATGATGGCGGATCTATTGCTGTCGGATATATTAATGCATATTCTGAAGAAAATATATTCGGCATTGGTTATGAAGATAATTATGATATTGAAATTTATAAATTAGATGCCGCAGGAAATATACAGTGGCAGAAAATTATTAGTGCGGATGATGAAGACAGGGGAGTCCGTGCTGTACAAACTACCGACGGGGGATTTATGATTGGTGCTAATTCCAATTCAGGTGTATCAGGGGATAAAACGGTTTATGGTTTTGGAAATGACGATTATTGGATTATCAAATTAAATGTGAGTGGCGAAATTATTTGGCAAAAAGTGTTTGGAGGTGGTGGATCCGATTTATTAACAGATTTGGAAAGCACACCTGATGGTGGAGTATTAATTGCAGGGTATTCAAATTCCACTGCTTCTGGCAATAAAACAGAAAATGTTTATGGCTCCTCAGATTTCTGGGTGCTTAAATTAAACACTGCAGGTGATATCGAATGGCAAAATAATATTGGCGGTTTTGAATTTGACTACAAACCACAAATATCCTTCGATAATATGGGTAACTATTATGTTGGTGGAACTTCATATTCAAATGCAGGTGGTGATAAAACAGAAATGCATAAAGGTTTTGGTGATTACTGGGCTATTAAGTTAAATGACTCAGGAACTATTATTTGGCAAAATACAATAGGTGGGGCATTGGGGGATGAGGTTTACGACATAGATGTTGATGATTCCGGATCCATGATTTTAATGGGAACATCTTCTTCCGCGACATCAGCTGATAAAGCCGAAATAAGTATATCAAAAGATTATTGGGTAGTAAAATTAAAAACAGATGGAAGTGTCGACTGGGAAAATACTATAAATGCCTCAAACGAAGATTACGGTACTGCTGTTGCAGTTTGCCCTGATGGTGGTTATTTGGTCGGAGGATATTCTAATTCAATTCCAGGCACCGATAAAATTGAACCATACATAATACCGATGTTTAATAGTTACGTAGTTTCAAACAGTGAGAAAAATGATTTTTGGATATTAAAATTGGATAGCGTTGGAAATACAATTTGGCAAAACACAATTGGCGGAAATATGGGCGACTTCTTAACTTCAATTGCTATTACAAATGAAGAAAAAATAATTTTAGGCGGCACCTCCAAATCAGATAAATCCGCTGATAAATCGGAAGCTATGTTGTTCCCAATTCAGGAAAAAATTGAAGAGGATGATTGGGGTAACAAATGGACTGATTATTATCCTAACACCGATTTTTGGGTAGTTCAATTACAACCTGAAAACTGCGCACTCATCGACGAACTCTGCAACACCCTCGACGATAACTGCAATGGTTTAATTGATGATGATGTAATTGAAACAATTTCAATTTCTGCTGCCGGGGCAACCGAATTTTGCCAGGGTGGAAGCGTAATATTAAATGCAACTTATTCAGGAACATCTGTTCAATGGCAAAAAAATGGAAGCAATATTCCGGGTGCTATCGCGGCTTCATATACTACAACCACAAAAAGGTAA
- a CDS encoding T9SS type A sorting domain-containing protein yields MEAIFRVLSRLHILQPQKGNYACITTSDCSSATSEPIFVNVFKNPKAIISAAGPTTFCVGGSVSLNVSPVAGCSYQWYKDALLIPGATATNYLATSAGIYKCIVTKIVTGCYKNSAGIIVTVPCRNGEFGESNLVVYPNPSKGNFTLEANLENLDLSNLDDITIEIFNSIGQRIYEVHISESNNIILQNIIIENYASGVYLLKLIVGKDTYEQNLIFN; encoded by the coding sequence ATGGAAGCAATATTCCGGGTGCTATCGCGGCTTCATATACTACAACCACAAAAAGGTAATTATGCATGCATCACAACAAGCGATTGCAGTTCAGCAACATCTGAACCAATATTTGTAAATGTATTTAAAAATCCAAAAGCAATAATTTCCGCTGCGGGACCAACTACATTTTGTGTTGGTGGAAGTGTATCATTAAATGTAAGTCCTGTAGCCGGTTGCAGTTATCAGTGGTATAAAGATGCATTGCTTATTCCTGGTGCTACAGCTACAAATTATCTTGCAACATCTGCGGGTATTTATAAATGTATCGTTACTAAAATTGTTACGGGATGTTATAAAAATTCGGCGGGTATTATAGTGACAGTGCCATGTAGGAATGGTGAATTTGGCGAAAGTAATCTTGTAGTGTATCCAAATCCAAGTAAGGGCAATTTTACTTTGGAAGCTAATTTAGAAAATTTGGATCTTTCTAATTTAGATGATATCACAATAGAAATATTTAATAGCATTGGACAACGTATTTATGAGGTACATATTTCCGAATCAAATAATATAATTCTACAAAACATAATTATTGAAAATTATGCATCGGGTGTTTATTTGTTAAAATTAATTGTCGGCAAAGACACTTATGAGCAAAATTTAATTTTTAATTAA